A stretch of the Arthrobacter stackebrandtii genome encodes the following:
- the cydB gene encoding cytochrome d ubiquinol oxidase subunit II: protein MDFLPTLWFILIAVLWIGYLFLEGFDLGVGMLMKTFARGEKERRVLLNTVGPVWDGNEVWLLTAGGATFAAFPFWYASLFSALYIPLVFVLLGLIFRAVAFEYRGKVHNDTWRTVWDWAIALGSLVAAFGIGAMLALTTTGLPLNENGDRVGGAFAWFTWYAVIGGLAIVGFAVIHAAAFVALKTDGDIRHRARRLVGRWMPVGLAPMAVWAIAVALENGKWFSWLLIAVAVAAAVTSWAANRAGREGFSFLAMGGFLLAGAAAIFSAVYPVVLPSTLDPLWNLTVENASSSSYTLGLMSIVAAFGVPLVLAYQAWTYWIFRKRITAAHLPEPHDFAPAVALATAGAAPAGATGTTPTGSAS from the coding sequence ATGGATTTTCTGCCCACTTTGTGGTTCATACTGATTGCCGTGCTGTGGATCGGCTACCTGTTTCTTGAGGGATTCGACCTGGGCGTAGGCATGCTCATGAAGACCTTCGCGCGCGGCGAGAAGGAACGCCGTGTCCTGCTCAACACCGTGGGGCCGGTCTGGGACGGCAACGAAGTCTGGCTGCTGACGGCTGGCGGCGCCACGTTCGCCGCGTTCCCGTTCTGGTATGCATCGCTCTTCTCCGCCCTGTACATCCCGCTGGTCTTTGTGCTGCTGGGGCTGATCTTCCGCGCCGTGGCCTTTGAATACCGCGGCAAGGTGCACAACGACACCTGGCGCACGGTGTGGGACTGGGCCATCGCGCTCGGCTCGCTCGTGGCAGCCTTCGGCATCGGCGCCATGCTCGCCCTGACCACCACCGGGCTGCCGCTGAACGAGAACGGCGACCGCGTTGGCGGGGCGTTCGCATGGTTTACCTGGTACGCCGTCATCGGCGGCCTGGCCATCGTCGGCTTCGCCGTCATCCACGCCGCAGCCTTTGTTGCACTGAAGACCGACGGCGACATCCGCCACCGTGCGCGGCGCCTCGTGGGCCGGTGGATGCCTGTGGGCCTGGCGCCCATGGCCGTGTGGGCCATCGCCGTGGCACTCGAGAACGGCAAGTGGTTCAGCTGGCTGCTGATCGCGGTGGCTGTTGCTGCCGCCGTGACATCGTGGGCGGCCAACAGGGCCGGGCGTGAAGGGTTCAGCTTCCTGGCCATGGGCGGGTTCCTGCTGGCCGGTGCCGCCGCCATCTTCAGCGCCGTGTATCCCGTGGTGCTGCCGTCGACGCTGGATCCGCTGTGGAACCTGACGGTGGAGAACGCCTCCTCGTCCAGCTACACACTTGGCCTGATGTCCATTGTGGCTGCATTTGGTGTGCCGCTCGTGCTTGCCTACCAGGCGTGGACGTACTGGATCTTCCGCAAGAGGATCACCGCGGCCCACCTGCCCGAACCGCACGACTTTGCCCCCGCCGTCGCACTGGCAACAGCCGGTGCGGCACCTGCCGGGGCAACCGGCACCACCCCGACAGGAAGTGCTTCCT
- a CDS encoding cytochrome ubiquinol oxidase subunit I has translation MEALEIARWQFGIVTVYHFLMVPLTIGLGTLVAILQTRWHKTGNEAYLRMTKFWGKLFLINFIMGVATGIVQEFQFGMAWSEYSRFVGDVFGAPLAMEALLAFFVESTFLGLWIFGWKKLPAKVHLACLWIAVAGSIVSAYFILVANSWMQHPVGVEMIDGRPVMVDAWAVFTNNTALVAFFHTITGALAVAGGFLLGISWYHLWRRRKDGIDTVDANGRVVVGESATIPGRDKKDHSVWIKSLRFGAVVAMIAFAGSAISGDLSGKLMFEQQPMKMAAAEAACHDGTGFSILSIGNVGSRDCSDVVAVMEIPGLLSFLAHNDFTTDIKGVNTLIPEYQEKYGTHLPDDPMYGARAGQEINYVPIMPVTYWGFRMMIGFGGLAAAAAAVALWLTRKGTVPRSKGLMRLALVGILAPFGANAAGWIFTEMGRQPFVVAPNPAMSGVDQVFMFTAAAVSPGVSAGEVIFSLVALTTVYAVLLVVEVVLLTKFIRGGVVSAMPELDQTKKKDDGGNGPGGEADDDVLAFAY, from the coding sequence GTGGAAGCTCTTGAAATTGCCAGGTGGCAGTTCGGGATAGTGACGGTGTACCACTTCCTGATGGTGCCGCTGACCATTGGACTCGGCACCTTGGTGGCCATTCTGCAGACGCGCTGGCACAAGACGGGCAACGAGGCGTACCTGCGCATGACGAAGTTCTGGGGCAAGCTGTTCCTGATCAACTTCATCATGGGTGTGGCCACGGGCATTGTGCAGGAATTCCAGTTCGGCATGGCATGGAGCGAGTACAGCCGCTTTGTGGGCGACGTCTTCGGCGCGCCACTGGCCATGGAGGCGCTGCTGGCGTTCTTCGTGGAGTCCACGTTCCTGGGACTGTGGATTTTCGGCTGGAAAAAGCTGCCCGCGAAGGTCCACTTGGCTTGCCTGTGGATCGCGGTGGCCGGGTCCATCGTCTCCGCCTACTTCATCCTCGTGGCCAACTCGTGGATGCAGCACCCCGTGGGCGTGGAAATGATCGACGGGCGCCCCGTCATGGTTGATGCCTGGGCCGTGTTCACCAACAACACCGCCCTGGTGGCGTTCTTCCACACCATCACCGGCGCACTGGCCGTGGCCGGCGGATTCCTGCTGGGTATCTCCTGGTACCACCTGTGGCGCCGCCGCAAGGATGGCATTGACACCGTGGACGCCAATGGCCGTGTCGTCGTTGGCGAATCCGCCACCATTCCCGGCCGCGACAAAAAGGACCACTCGGTCTGGATCAAGTCGCTGCGATTCGGTGCCGTAGTGGCCATGATCGCATTTGCCGGCTCCGCAATTTCAGGCGACCTGTCAGGCAAGCTGATGTTTGAACAGCAGCCCATGAAGATGGCCGCCGCCGAGGCAGCCTGCCACGACGGCACCGGCTTCTCCATCCTCTCGATTGGCAACGTCGGCAGCCGCGACTGCTCCGACGTCGTGGCCGTCATGGAAATCCCCGGCCTGCTCTCCTTCCTGGCACACAACGACTTCACCACCGACATCAAGGGCGTGAACACGCTCATTCCCGAATACCAGGAAAAGTACGGCACCCACTTGCCGGATGACCCCATGTACGGCGCCCGCGCCGGCCAGGAAATCAACTACGTCCCGATCATGCCCGTCACCTACTGGGGCTTCCGCATGATGATCGGCTTCGGCGGGCTCGCCGCCGCGGCCGCCGCAGTGGCCCTGTGGCTGACCCGCAAGGGCACCGTGCCGCGCTCCAAGGGCCTCATGCGACTGGCCCTGGTGGGCATCCTGGCACCCTTCGGTGCCAACGCCGCGGGCTGGATCTTCACCGAGATGGGCCGCCAGCCGTTCGTCGTGGCACCCAACCCGGCGATGTCCGGAGTCGACCAGGTCTTCATGTTCACTGCCGCAGCCGTCTCGCCGGGCGTCTCTGCCGGTGAGGTGATCTTCTCCCTCGTGGCGCTGACCACGGTGTATGCCGTGCTGCTGGTGGTGGAGGTGGTCCTGCTGACGAAATTCATCCGCGGCGGGGTGGTCTCGGCCATGCCTGAGCTGGACCAGACAAAGAAGAAGGACGACGGCGGAAACGGCCCGGGCGGGGAGGCAGACGACGATGTGCTTGCGTTTGCGTATTGA
- a CDS encoding BlaI/MecI/CopY family transcriptional regulator, with product MATLGDLERAVMDLLWEHQEAITANNLRDLLSQRASEGNAEARPLAVTTVLTVLSRLEKKGLVERERSSRPHRYRAVTSREEHTAELMMEVLGSAPDREAVLARFIGTVSAGEAQTLRKLLGHS from the coding sequence ATGGCGACGCTTGGCGATTTGGAAAGAGCTGTCATGGACCTGCTGTGGGAGCATCAGGAGGCCATTACGGCCAACAACCTGCGGGACCTGCTCTCGCAGCGTGCATCGGAAGGCAACGCGGAGGCACGCCCGCTGGCAGTCACCACCGTCCTGACGGTGCTGTCCCGGCTGGAGAAGAAGGGCTTGGTGGAGCGTGAGCGCTCATCGCGCCCGCACCGCTACCGGGCAGTGACCAGCCGTGAAGAGCACACGGCCGAACTCATGATGGAAGTCCTGGGATCCGCACCCGACCGCGAGGCCGTGCTGGCCCGCTTCATCGGCACCGTCAGCGCAGGCGAGGCGCAGACCCTGCGCAAGCTGCTGGGCCACTCCTGA